The following are encoded together in the Oncorhynchus nerka isolate Pitt River linkage group LG23, Oner_Uvic_2.0, whole genome shotgun sequence genome:
- the LOC115106660 gene encoding endonuclease domain-containing 1 protein-like, with the protein MLTRMAYLHAVGLALLALAGWLSLCAADVGDFAPCLNFFYRSWPPKGLSGTPICQRYGNQYHFASLYSRPRRSPRFSAYMFSPPEGKRPPANWMFEPQLANATADGNMTPFPLGELDPNVVNSQAVQLDYTNSSYTRGHLNPSLHHRTQEDRLSTFTLTNVVPQKVGSNNGPWETLENQVNHTLGSYCLGVAYVVTGVIPYLDNKHWIKGHRVAVPEYMWSAYCCPKYNKSLLNKVNLSKVFPTYAAIGRNDPNSTEEIVPIDKSSHKCFWGYDVRRMPLDTLEMYLKERFGTVISVFYEQCSGVK; encoded by the exons ATGTTAACCAGAATGGCATATCTTCATGCTGTGGGTTTGGCCCTTCTAGCTCTGGCAGGCTGGTTGTCCCTTTGTGCTGCTGATGTGGGGGACTTCGCCCCATGTCTGAACTTCTTCTACAGGTCGTGGCCCCCCAAGGGTCTGTCAGGGACCCCCATCTGTCAGCGCTATGGGAACCAGTACCACTTCGCCTCGCTGTACAGCCGCCCACGACGCTCGCCAAGGTTCTCTGCCTACATGTTCAGCCCGCCAGAAGGGAAAAGGCCCCCAGCAAACTGGATGTTTGAGCCACAG TTAGCCAACGCCACAGCGGATGGCAACATGACCCCCTTCCCACTAGGTGAGCTGGATCCGAATGTGGTGAACAGCCAGGCCGTCCAGCTGGACTATACCAACTCCTCCTACACTCGGGGGCACCTCAACCCCAGCCTTCACCACCGGACCCAGGAGGACCGCTTGTCCACCTTCACCCTGACCAACGTGGTCCCTCAGAAGGTTGGCTCCAACAACGGGCCCTGGGAGACACTGGAGAACCAGGTCAACCACACTCTCGGCTCCTACTGCCTCGGTGTGGCCTACGTTGTGACGGGGGTTATTCCCTACCTGGACAACAAGCACTGGATCAAGGGTCATCGAGTGGCAGTGCCGGAGTACATGTGGTCAGCCTACTGTTGCCCTAAGTACAACAAGAGTCTACTTAACAAGGTTAATCTTAGCAAGGTTTTCCCCACGTATGCTGCTATTGGACGCAATGACCCAAACAGCACAGAAGAGATTGTGCCCATTGACAAAAGCAGTCACAAATGTTTCTGGGGTTACGATGTAAGGCGTATGCCTCTGGATACGTTGGAGATGTACCTGAAGGAGCGATTTGGGACCGTCATCAGTGTGTTTTATGAACAATGCTCTGGGGTAAAATGA